Genomic segment of Labrus mixtus chromosome 1, fLabMix1.1, whole genome shotgun sequence:
AACATATTTCACTAGTGTTGTATAACACTATCAGATATGTTAGCAATCAAACACTTCCTTGCTAATGGTAATTTTAGACAAAGAAGTTGCTGAATGCTTACAATTAGCACACTTTCTTGAAATATGGAAGCTTTAGAAACCCTGTTTTATAGATACTCAGTACAATCTTCCTAAACCAAAAGCAGCATTCAAAtgtcaataataataaactttgtttataaagcacttttaaaacagGGATACAAAGTGCTTGACAAAATGAAGCTAAcaaagctaaaaataatttgttgctgctgtgttttctatCATTGTTACTCAAACTCTAAAattttaaaactgtattttttttacatttaatgtatTAATAGATTAACATGTTGTATAACAAAGAATAATAATGGCAACAAATATATTGAAGTCAAGCTCTGTCAAATGTCCTTTTTTGAAATATAATTAACAAAGACACTTTTGAGATCCTCTTATGCAGCATtaattgagctttttttttgttgctcacaTTCTAAACAGACGTTTTCGAGTTGGATTTTAATAGTTCTAATATATTGCTTTGTCTGTTATCACTAGATATTTTTGCCTCGTCCTAATGCTGGACCACAGACGAATATCACTGTTGAGTTagagaaaaacagcaaagcGCTGACTTCATTCAACATCACAGACCCGTATGTGACTGTCTTCCTTACTGTGGAGCCGAATGCTAATGTTTCATTGGTTCTTATGCTGGCTCATGGGTCACATCCTAATGACACATCCTCTGGCAACAAAACTATCTTGAGCCTAGCAGGTAACTGTAACATGCATGAATTGATTGAATGGTGCATACAATCCActgatttctgtcttttttaatctctctaCTCTAGTAGAGAAAAGAAAGTGTGACTGATAAAATTGTTGTTGCAACAGGAGGCTATAGCTGGATGATAACACCAGAGATGCTTAAGCAAACACCTGGAGTATGGTATGCTGACGCCAGACTCTACAACTCCACTTGGGAGCCAGGCATTACACTGAGGATCTCTTCTTTTATGAGCAAGTGCTTGTACTGGGACATACACAAGAAGAAGTGGAGCACTGATGGCTGCCAGGTGAGTTTTGACCCTGCATGTACAGAACCTGAAGTAAAAgtgacataaaaataaatcgATTTGCTCTCTTTGTCTCAGGTGGGAGAGAAAAGCAGTCCAAACCGAACACACTGTCTGTGTAACCACCTCACTCTCTTTGGGAGCTCCTTCTTTGTGATGCCAAACCATGTGGACATTTCTCGCACGGCAGAGCTATTTGCCACCGTGACCTCAAACTATGTGGTGCTGGCCCTGCTGTGTGCTTTCTTTGGGCTCTACCTGATCACTCTGCTGTGGGCCTGCTATGCAGACCGCAAGGCAAGCTCCAGGGTCAGTCTCTCAGATTTTCACACATGATTCATTTAAGTGTACATTTTCCCACACTGATCGCACCTTTAGCATTTAAGAACAGTTTatgaaatacaataataatCAGGCCATAAAATCATCTAAATTTAGCCATGATGTTCTACCTTCATAGTAATGTTTTTCCCATTTTGCATTGCAGTGCATAAATAAGGTTATTGCTGTCAGCAGTTTCAccacaaatgtttgtgttttgaactATTAGAGGAAGATGACTCTGCTGGAGGACAATCACCCAGGAGCTCTGTACAATTACCTGATCAGTGTCCAAACAGGCAACCGGAAGAATGCTGGGACTACAGCCAATGTGAGTCTCCCTCCATTGACAGAATTATCAGTGATTTATCTTTTGATATTCATAACAAACACTTGCTCATATATCTTTGCTTAAAGAACCATAAACAATATTTAAGCCTGTTTACAACAAACTCATATTTACCCATTGTTCCTACCTTGACTCAAGGATTCAGTTCAAGTGACAATAGCAGTTTAGTTGTTGCTGAAATGTATAATGTTGAAAGCAAATAGTATTCTTTTATCTTCTCTAATGGACAGCAATATCTTCTCGGATAATATTTTACATCTGGCAACATCTTGATAAGTAGCATTCATAACAGACAGGTTAGCAATGTTAATAGGCTGTCATTACATTATGAATCTCTGCAAAGTTAATTTGAAGGGCAGAGATGATAAAACTTAAGACATATGTTTCACTACTTGTATTGACTAACTTTTGTTAgcagagaaacttttttttttttaaactacacttttatgaataaagttgttttaaaaaaagcattggATGTAAGAAATGTCCACCAACACTTTAATGCATCTTAATTGCAGACAGCCATTTACTATGATAATTACTCTATAGAGAAGCAATAGCTTGGCATGAATACTTTGAAAGACTTTTACAGAAGATCAAGAAATTGTTTTGATAAAACACATCTGGAAGGACGGAAGAATAAATAGCCTTATCAGTCTACATCCACAGTGTGGTTTAGAAAATGATTGGCAGCTAGGTCAAGTACACACCGTTTGTAGAAATAGTGCTAAACTAATAGCAGTGTGGTTCTTCACACTGTAACAGTACAATGTGCTGTCCTGTAGGTGACAGTGAAGCTGATTGGCTCAGAGGGggagagtgacacacacaaccTCATAGATCCTGACAAGCCAGTGTTTGAGAGAGGAGCCGTCGATATTTTCCTGTTGGCCACACCTTTTCCAATCGGCGAACTGCGAAACATCAGACTGCAGCACAACAACTCTGGAGGTCACCCATCATGGTACTACAGAATCTGAAAATGAGCACACATTAATGACGATTGTTACATTTAATACCATGTAGAGATAAAGACAGTTTCATCTTTCAGAGACAGTATACTGAAATGCAAATTTTCTGAATCTGTCTGAGACAGCTcactgaaaatagaaaaacaaaagaaacctgTATGAATGAATATTACctgcagcttttttattttaaaatgttgtaacttGAAGTGACACATAGTGATTTGATTTATATGCCTCGATTGATTCAGCTCTTGGAGGCTTCCTTGAGCTGTATACAGGTACAATTATTTAAAGTTAGCTGGCTCATTTGCAGTGACACTTTCAATGTCATGCCTGTCATCTCATTTAGCACTTCTTTGTTATCACTTCTTATGACATGCCACTCTGAGAATACGGTTCACATGGATACACACAAGCATTGATGgagaatgtgaatgaatgacaCAAAACTCTGTGGGCAATATACAATCTTGTAATGTAGTACTCAGTAAAATGGCCAATGAAGCAACAGGGGTTGATGATATCTGTACTCATATTAcagtaaatacatctttttttttacaccattaTTATACTAATTTTCTAACCTTGATTTAGGGTTCAGGCAGGTAATCTATGCAGTGAAAAGAGATCCCAAAGTAAAACACACATCATCAATAGTGTTGATCATTTTAGGTTCTCGGTTTGCAGTGCTGTCAAGAATATCAGCATTtcccatttaaaatgttcataatgGTAAATAATTATGATCTCTGTTGTTTTATGAATTCTCCTTTATAAAAAGGTACATAAACAAGGTGACCATACAAGACCTGCAAACGCGACATGTGTGGCACTTCTTTTGTGGTTGCTGGCTGAGTGCTGACCGTGGAGACGGCATGACCAAGAAAAATTTCAATGCTGCAAAGAGCAACGAGATTGCCAGCTTCAGGTCAGAGTTTGAACACTATACCAGCGCAGCTCTTCAGAATGCATGTTAATAAACATTGTCAAATTTTGGGATTTGTTTTATCTCTGTATCTCAGGAATATTTTCCAGAGCAGAACATCGACTGGCTTCAGGGATGAGCACATTTGGGTGTCCATAGTGGATCCTCCCTCTCGTAGTCCGTTCACACGTGCCCAGAGAGTCTCCTGCTGCATGAGCCTGCTCCTCTGCACCATGGCCATTAACATCGCCTTCTGGAACATTCCCCTCAATGAAAACTCACCAGTGCTCTTCTCTTTAGGTGAATTACATCTttagtcttcatttttttaactgttccTTAATAATCTTAAAAGTTAATTTTAAAGTGCAAACCACTCATTATATGAATGTTATCAGTTGTTTGCTAATAGTTGTGTAATAGAGTCAATATTTACTGTCTATAAGAGCTTACAAAGCACACTAAattaataattttaaaatatgtttttagcTTAAAATATGTAGCAGCAAAGACACGTCAGGCTGCGTTAATAATTTCTTGaaatgctttttctttctgcgTTGCATTCAACCCCCACATTTTCTATGGAAGAAATAATTATGTTATTACCCCTTCTTCATAGAAGTAACACATCCAGTTGAACAGAAAACTCTGATATACTGCAGTTGAACCTGTAACTTTGTCTTCAGCTTTATGATGTAGAGTAAACAGTGAAGTCCCTTTTGAGCTTTAATGAGGAGAGCCTTAAAAGCAATGTGCAACAATATCTGTGATGTGATTATCATGCCTAGGCATGGTTTCATTTTAGCTTGCATCACTGACGCTGGGTCCTTGCTTCTATAATGTTCTCTCCAGGATCAATGAATATTACCTGGCAGGAGATCATGGTCGGGGTACAGAGTGCTCTTCTCATGTTCCCAATCaacatcctcatcatcaccatcttcagaAGCATCAAACCTCGCATAGTTTCAAAGTCTAAAAAAGATGACCCTGAGGAGGTCTTGAGACCTCCTGCTGTAACCTTACCCAATATTCTGAAGgtgactttaaaaatataaaacctttCTGGATGTGACACTCTTAAAGTGCGTTATTTATCTCATTAATGGTCTGTGAAACCTAGTTACATTTTCCAGTTTATGTTGCAGTAGCTATAAACAGTGCTCGTGGCTTTGACTTTAGCTGACCTATAAGGTATTGTATGTAATCTTACTTCTTCCCTGTGCATGAGTTAAAACTGTATACATTAACCCTTTGTAATATTTCTCAATCCTTCGTAGGAAACACATGATGTGATTTCTTGGTTGAGCAAAAGTCCAAGAAACAAGATGCCAGAGGTTGGCATACTGGAGAGCAGCGCTGACCTCTACCCTGCCTTAGCCAAAGTGCATGAATTCATTCAACATATGCAAGGTTGTGTTTTGAAATATAGCACCTGATTAAGTCTTGTAAAATAGCTCTAGCCAATTAAAAGAGTAACACATGTTCTCCACTGGCTCCTCTGTCTAATCTAAAAATTATCCTTTAAAATTAGCCTGGCAATAGTGTGtggtgatgtcacacacactaTTGCCAGGGTGAAGTCAGGTaatcatttgtattattattattagtagttttatctatcaatctatctttAAAACTAATCCAACTTAGTGTGCTTCTCAGAGAGATGGTTATAATTTTGGGGTTCTTTGTCACCCGATCACAGGGGAGAGTGAGAGCGGCCCCCACTGGGTGTACTGCAGCAAGTTCCTGCTCGCTGGTCTCAGTCATCTCACCATGAGCTTGGAGAAACTGGATGCAAATAACTTCATGATTGTTAACCACTACAAGCAGACCCTCAACATGGCCAACCTGCTGGTGCGCAAGGCGGAAATGGTCTTAACCAGCCACCTGACATACTggtcagcaaacacacacacacacacacacacacacgcacacacacacacacacacagcatacacACTATCTGTGTAGAGTAGAAAAGTCATTTTTGCAGGATCCTTTGTGccatattattttattcattttctattcttttctaCCCTGTCCTTCATGCAGCCCACCTACCATAAttaggatgaagaagaagagtacAGGAGGCTGCTGGCTGCCCTGGTGGTGTGTGTTCCTGGGTTGGTTCCTGTTGCTCTCCATCAGTGGAGTGTCCACCTACTTCACCCTGTTGTACGGCTTTCAGTACGGCAAAGCAAAGTCCATCAAATGGGTCATGTCTCTTGGCCTCTCCCTGTTCCAGAGCATCTTCATACTGCAGCCTCTGAAGGTCTTAAAACAATCGTCTTTTtagtcacacatgcacagattaTTTGCTTACTGCAGAATGATGCATACAAATGTGTGGGTCAGCTTAACCAGAGAATTTCTTTGGGTTCTGTTTTCACAGGTGATAGGCATTGCTGTGTTGTTTGCCCTGCTGCTGAAACCCGTAGCTGTGGAGGAATCTGAAGAAATAGAGCAAGTGCTTTCAGGTAAGTAAAACATTTTGCCTCCCACCCTTTAAAATGACAAGTTTGGGCTGTGGAGTCTCCTGTAATTAAAAAGTGTCATCACTGTGAATGTCATGTCATGCTCATTGTGAATTATGTTTCATGCATTGTAAGAATTTAACAGctcattttatttgtctttattatctTGTTAGTACTGAAATGTAACCAGTGTGTTAGCTTAACATCGCCattattttcatctttgtttttatatcGAGCCTTAAAGCTGGTATAATTCATCAGTTTTTTAACAATGGATACAATATTGCTGTATTGGAGAAAATAAGTGACATCTTCTGCAGTTTCCTGCACTTCTAACAAGCATTATAAACTCTCTGACAGTTCATTGTTTTTGGAGCTGTTCACATAAAAAGCactaaaaacatacttttattgCTGAGCGCTCGCATGTAGCAGCTAACTAGCCAGACATTCCCCTTCTCGAGTTTTTAGAAATACTCAAGAAGAGATAAAAATGAGATCAGAAACATTAAGTCTTCTGGATGCATGAATATGCTCACTGCTAACTTTCCTAATAAAAGCTCAAATGGTTTGTTTATGTGGTGTTCTTAGGATGTTTCTTCATCccagtgtgggggggggggggggcaatatTTCAGATAGTGTAGTCTTAGGaccttttttaattaataaagaaTTACACTGTGACCCCATAGTGTGTAATAAACTTGTTTCAAGTCTTTCAGAATAATTGGCGGAGATGTTGGATTgcaagtttcttttttaaacggTCACTTAATATAATCTACACAAAAGTTGTGAGGTCCAAACTCCCTTATCATAACTCATAAAGCAGACAGAGGTATTCCTTTCATTTGGTTTCAGGTTGACTGCAGAGAGCTCTTACATAAGGATGCACATGAACAGCAGAACTATTTTGCTTTGACAACTTCAAACTAGTGACCCTTTTagttttctatttctttctccTGACAGTAACAGTGTATTCCTCCTTCATTTAAAGTGAAGTAAAGTACTGTGAGTCTTACCGCACTGTGTTCTCCATTTAACAGAGCAACAAGACAAGTGTAAAAGCTACTCTGGCAGAGCCACACTGTGAAGAGAGTACAGCCGGGTATGCCGTCTTCTCCGATGAACACAGCTGCAACCCACGGCACCATGGCTTTTGAAACACTCTTTTGCACTTATTGTACGTCATATAACTGCGTAACAAGTTCTGTTGTTTTGTATgtgtgcagaggaggaggagaagtttTCTGAAACTGTAGAATTAGTCAGTAATAATTCAATGACTTAGCTTGTAAAGTGTTGCTTTTTTAAGTAATTTTACTTTCCATGATGATGCATGTGTTTATGTAGAAAAACTCTGGTGTCTGGTTTTGAACGGCATTAGTTGAATCCATTTACAGCTTCAAGAAGCATCAGTAGGTTTAGATGTCAAAATCTGTAAGCACATTCATGATTGTTTTGAGTAATACAATTTGTCCTGaatccaataaaaacaaattaagttaTAGTATAAGCTCTGCAAAAATTATTGGATGTATCTACAGACATACTTTAAAGAGAATCatgtgtacagtatataaacatttatttttaattactttgTTTGTCTACTTAACTTATTTGGGGTTTTACTGGAGCACTGTTTTAGCATAGCATCGATCATACCTATATTACTAATGTcagcacaattatttaaagtCAGCAACTCAACATTTGAAGGCTAAGCAACTGCCACAGTCTTTCCATGTTGCTAATTGTCAGAGTGACAATAAATACCAACATGGACCTCCACTTTCCCAGAGTTGGAAGGTGCATTTATGTAACTGCAGATATGTCAGCTGATTACTTATTGATCACTTTTTCCATTTCATCTCCTTCAATGTAATCCATGCAGAAGGTACATGTCATGACTGCTCATCACATGTCTGGGTCCGTATGATTCAGTGTGTCCTCcttataaatgttttatgtgGGTGACCTGCAGGTAACTATACACTGAAGCTGTGCTTCTGGGTTTGGGAAAACATTCAGGTCTGAAAATCCttataaatgctttttttgGTAGACcttctgtgcttttatttaatcaaaatCATCAGATGTACTCATTGATTTCACGATTGATACTATTTGTATTGTAAGTTTGAACTTTAATAAATCGATAACTATTCAAATCCTGATGTTGTTAATCTATCTGTCACAATGAATTGTGAACCGAGTTGCCAAAACTTTTTCAATTCTGAAGAAACATTGGCATGCCAGGCCAACACCTCTGAGACATTATGATATGTTATCATAGAGAAATCCCCACATAACAGATAATGGGTAAAAAGTTAAATCACTAATAAAATAAGTGAAACATAAACCTAAATGTGTCATAGACAAGAAGTCAGATGAATGCTGGACATAAATTCCATTGCTTTGTCACAATGGCAAAATATTTGGACACTTGACGGAATgatctctcttctctttctggtTGTCTTTAACTCTTTATTTACATCCCTTTGTAGCTGTTTCTCGTCAAGTCGTTTTACTTCTGTGGGTAATCGGTGTCTCAatgtgtatgttttatatttttgtcatcatgtgtgtctattttctgtttgattcatTCTCTTTTGCGGTTGTCTCTCTATTGACTCATTTTGGTCATAATGACTTTCTTTGAGATATcgtttttttctgaatttttcTCTCCCATAACAAATGTCATGACAACTTAAGAAGAGGCTCTGGTCAAGAGGCCCATAACCCATTTTTGTCCTCTCAAAGAAACCGTTGAAACCATGTATATCATTATGTATGTGTACGAATATGATGCAGAACAGTAAAGACAGTTataataatcatctaaaatgtgaaagaaataCTTAATAGCACACAATCCGTTTCATCTTTACGTaaagtttttttgttggtttgttcTGTGACTTTCTCCTTTAGCGTTGATTCTGTCATTATGCTGAGGACCCCTGCTGGTCATCAGGTGAAACAGCAGCACTGTAAAGCAGAGAAGTGTTAAGGACATTAAGAGCCTTACACATTTCCAGTTCCATATAATCTTTTATTAAATTGTTTAGTATACAGtggaaaaaatgtgtcttttgcaACAAGACAACAATTTGTATCTTGAAGATTAGCATGAAAGAACAGTCCAACATAGAAAAGACACATTGAGCAGATCACACCGTTCTGTAGTGTTAATAACCACATCTTCACTTTCTCaaactcctaaaaaaacaaaacaatcgtGGATTAACTGTGTCCATCGCCCAGTCGGAGAGCTTTTCAGAGTGTTTCCCAGACATTGCTGAATAATCTTACTGAAGACCTCAGCCCATTTGCCATGTTACAGGATCATGTTACAcccagacagaaacaaaacccTTCACTCCCATTTTCTCCACAAGAAATGGAAAACATCTTCTATTGCCAATACAATGTTTTCTATCATCCAATCTACAATTTCCAACACAAAGCAGTTTAAGAAAATTGTTTATGGCCAAAGTAAATAAAGCAAAGTTTGTTCATGTACCCAGTCTTGGGGATAACAAACACATAATCCTACGGACTGGCAAGGCCTCTGATGAGAGATGGTAACTAAGGCAAATGCAGTGGTGAACATACAGTATAAGACAAATGCACACAGGATAACAGAGGACATACATTTACATCGAATCACTCAAATTGAGCTTAGCTCTGCACACATTTTTGCTTGTTATCTTAGTACTTCAATGAAAAGACAGTGCAGGTATTTGTTCAAACTGATAAACCAaaggggaacaaaaaaaactttattttcagaTATGGTGTATTAAACAGAATTGCCTAATATTGTACAACGGCCTACTTCCAAAGGCTTTTTGCTGAACAATTCAATAATTC
This window contains:
- the pkd1l3 gene encoding polycystin-1-like protein 2 — encoded protein: MEITAGEPKNDNINNFIKTLLEVTQQLTAEFALGNRDTVNHIIKCSTGILLLAIKKCDIESNPNPTALFEEVFEIIRTITLLLGEEKDIILKHPTGTLYQNSNPPIDLGNAVIGSEAEGEFVRFPPFSALETQLDGFSSITTQLTTFSNNPHPSDDNITGSVFNILINDGTSDITLANLTEKIEIFLPRPNAGPQTNITVELEKNSKALTSFNITDPYVTVFLTVEPNANVSLVLMLAHGSHPNDTSSGNKTILSLAGGYSWMITPEMLKQTPGVWYADARLYNSTWEPGITLRISSFMSKCLYWDIHKKKWSTDGCQVGEKSSPNRTHCLCNHLTLFGSSFFVMPNHVDISRTAELFATVTSNYVVLALLCAFFGLYLITLLWACYADRKASSRRKMTLLEDNHPGALYNYLISVQTGNRKNAGTTANVTVKLIGSEGESDTHNLIDPDKPVFERGAVDIFLLATPFPIGELRNIRLQHNNSGGHPSWYINKVTIQDLQTRHVWHFFCGCWLSADRGDGMTKKNFNAAKSNEIASFRNIFQSRTSTGFRDEHIWVSIVDPPSRSPFTRAQRVSCCMSLLLCTMAINIAFWNIPLNENSPVLFSLGSMNITWQEIMVGVQSALLMFPINILIITIFRSIKPRIVSKSKKDDPEEVLRPPAVTLPNILKETHDVISWLSKSPRNKMPEVGILESSADLYPALAKVHEFIQHMQGESESGPHWVYCSKFLLAGLSHLTMSLEKLDANNFMIVNHYKQTLNMANLLVRKAEMVLTSHLTYCPPTIIRMKKKSTGGCWLPWWCVFLGWFLLLSISGVSTYFTLLYGFQYGKAKSIKWVMSLGLSLFQSIFILQPLKVIGIAVLFALLLKPVAVEESEEIEQVLSEQQDKCKSYSGRATL